In Mycobacterium branderi, the DNA window TCGTAGCCGGACAAGTGGTGCAGTTCGGATTCCTCGAGGCTGCGTTCGCCGCCGACGCCGTACATCACCTGCAGCGGATGGCGCTCACCGTTGTTGGCGCCGGACACGTCGGCGATGAACGCGAAGAAGTCGTCGGCCTCACGGTCCAGACCAAGCGTGTACAGGCCCCACAGCGCGAACGTCGAGTCGCGAATCCAGGCATAGCGGTAGTCCCAATTGCGTTCGCCCTGCGGGGTTTCCGGAAGCGAGGTGGTGCTGGCCGCCAGCAGGGCGCCGGTTGGCGAATACGTCAAACCCTTCAGCGTCAGCGCGCTGCGCTGCAGATACGCCCGCCATGGATGGTCGGGGAAGTTGCCGATGTTGATCCACTGCCGCCACGACTCGGTGGTCTGCCACATCTTGTCGGCGGCCTCTTCGTAGGTCTGCGGCGCGGGGTGCTTGGACCAACTGAGCGCGACGAACACGTCGTCGCCTTCCTTGAGCCGAGTGCGCGCCCGCGCTTCCCGGCCCTCCAGCCCGATCCGCAGATTGGTGGTCAGCCGCAGCGTCGGATGGGCGTCGGGGTTTTGTTTGGCCCGCGCGATCGCTTCGCCGTAGGCGCTGGCCGAGTATTCCCAGGCGGCGCCCACCCGGTGGTAGTCGAACGCCGGCTCGCAGCTCATCATCAGCTCGACGGTGCCGGACACGCAGCGCACAGTCCGCAGCAGGATGTGCTCGGCATCCCAGTCCATCGGGGTGCGACGATGTGTGCGGGACCGCCGCTCGATGTCATGCCACGGCCCCATGACCAGCGCGTCACGCACGATCAGCCAGCCGGTGTGGGTTTGCCAGGTGGTCTCCATGATCAGGCTGCCGGGCAGATAGCGCCGCGCCGAGGGCACCGAGACGCCGTACGGGCCGAGCCGGAAGTGGCCGGCACTGCGGTCCAGGATTGCGCCGAAGACGCTCGGCGAGTCCGGCCGCGGCACGCACAGCCACTCCACCGAGCCGGCCGGCGAAATCAGGCAGGTCGTCTCGCAGTCGGACAAAAACGCATAGTCGGCAATCGGCGGGA includes these proteins:
- a CDS encoding glycoside hydrolase family 15 protein; the protein is MVLHAESADDTSEDRAAPFTITSPVPVTPGGSLRNPFPPIADYAFLSDCETTCLISPAGSVEWLCVPRPDSPSVFGAILDRSAGHFRLGPYGVSVPSARRYLPGSLIMETTWQTHTGWLIVRDALVMGPWHDIERRSRTHRRTPMDWDAEHILLRTVRCVSGTVELMMSCEPAFDYHRVGAAWEYSASAYGEAIARAKQNPDAHPTLRLTTNLRIGLEGREARARTRLKEGDDVFVALSWSKHPAPQTYEEAADKMWQTTESWRQWINIGNFPDHPWRAYLQRSALTLKGLTYSPTGALLAASTTSLPETPQGERNWDYRYAWIRDSTFALWGLYTLGLDREADDFFAFIADVSGANNGERHPLQVMYGVGGERSLEESELHHLSGYDHARPVRIGNGAYNQEQHDIWGSILDSFYLHSKSREQIPETLWPVLKKQVEEAAKHWREPDRGIWEVRGEPQHFTSSKVMCWVALDRGAKLAERQGEKSYAQQWRAIAEEIKADILHHGVNANGVFKQHYNTDALDASLLMVVLTRFLPPDDPRVRATVLAIADNLTEQGLVLRYRVEETDDGLTGEEGTFTICSFWLVSALVEIGEVSRAKYLCERLLSFASPLHLYAEEIEARTGRHLGNFPQAFTHLALINAVVHVIRAEEEADSTGVFQPANAPM